AAGAATTGTCGCAATATTTTGCATTAACTCCTAAATCCTTTGAATGCTGTGGTTGAGAACCGCCACAACCTATTAGAAAAACACTTGTCGCTAGCGTGCTTGTGCATACAAGAGACAGCGCAATTTTTTTCTTCAACAATGAAGTTTTAGAGATCATTATTGACTCCTTTTAAGATTATATAGCACATTATAGGTTTATAATGCCACACAACTATGAACGATTACATCCTTGGTTTCTCCTAAATGTTTGTAAAAGAAGCAATGAGCAACTTTATACATTCTTTTAAGATTTTCCTAATGCTAAATTATAGTGTGTTTTGAGTTATACTCAAAAAAAAAAAACAAGTGGCGACACAAAAAAGATTAGAAATTGAGAGATATTATAATCTTTTGAGAAAAGTTTAGTGGATTTTTATAATTTAAAATAATGTAAAGAATAGGAGAGATTCCTATTCTTTCTCAAACTTAACACCGCTTAAGATAGTGTCAATTCCGCTGCCGGGATAGCGTGTGGCGTTCCAAACTGCCATATAAATGTGAATGGGGATAAAAATCACAAACGCCCAAGTCAAAATATGATGGAGCAAACGCACATTTGCAAGTCCGCCACATAGCACTTCAATAGGGCGCATAAGTGGCATTATCATTCCGCCAAATCCTTCGTGATAAACGTGCGCATATAGCACTAGCCCTGTTAGAGAGATTGCAAGGATTAGCAATAGCACGATGATATAAGTTACAAATTGCAAAGGATTATAGGAGCCTTTTAGGTGCGGATGTCCCCCAAAAAGCATATATGCCTTAATCACGCCAAACCAAGTGAGTGGATTAATAAAGTCTAAAAATGATCTTCGCTCCATCACACATTCTTTGGTAAAAAGCAAATAAATGCGAAAAATCGTAACGGCAATTAGCACAAATCCAAAAATCAAATGCCAACTGCGCATTAGCGCATAAAGAAAACCTGTTGGCTCTCCGCTAAAATTGTTTGGGGCTAAAAAGGGATAGCCTAGATAAAAACCTGTGGCAATCAAGGCAAAAATTGCAATAGCTCTAACCCAGTGAAAAATCCTTGTGAGCTTTGAAAACTCCATTATGGGTTTGTATTTTGTTTCCATAATCGTCCCCTTTAGATGCTGCAATTCATTGCAATGGGATCAAGTTTATATTGACTAATTTCATTGCCTTTTGTGTCCATTAAATGCACTGCACACGCAATGCAAGGATCAAAAGAGTGTATAGTGCGGATAATTTCAAGTGGTTGTGTTAAATCTTGGATTTTTGTTCCAACAAGTGATGCTTCATAAGGTCCCATTTGGTTTTTAGCATCTTTTGGTCCTGCATTCCAAGTGCTAGGAACAACAGCTTGATAGTTTGAGACAACACCATCTTTGATTCTAACCCAGTGGCTTAGTGTTCCGCGTGGCACATTACCGATATAACGCCCTTTGTATTCTTTGTTATTATCAATGCTATAAGGCGCGCAAGTTGTTTGATCTCCTGTTTTTAGATTTTCCACCAAAGAATTAAAGGCTTCGATTCCATAATCTGCTGAGAGTTTGCACTCAAGCACCCTAGCTGCTGTTCTTCCTAGTGTGCTAAAGAGTGCTTCTAATGGCAAGCCTGTGTCTTCTAGGAATTGTGTTGCGATTTTTGTAATACGTGGATTTTTTGCAGCAAGTCCTACGACAATCGCCGCTAAAGGTCCCACTTCCATTGCTTCGCCATTGTAGCGTGGGGATTTAATCCAGCTGTATTTACCATCAGTGTCTAGAGCTTTTGTGCGGATAGGATTACCATCTGGTCCAATTGTGTCTTTATCGACAAAGCCTGTATAGTTTGGCTCTGTTTCTCCATCATAAGGGTGCAGTGGCTTGCTGTTGGCATACCAAGAATGTGTTGCTTCTTCTGTGATGAGATTTTCATCTAAGTCTAAGAGTTTTGAAATATCTCCATTTCGGACGATACCTGTGCTATAAAGTGTTTCGCTGTGATTTACTGGAATCTCGGCGTGGCATAGGAAATTACGCACTCCGCAACCTTTAAGCACGCTTGGTTCATTTTTATATACTTCAGCTGCCATTACAACATCGGCATAATATGCACGATTGACAAAATCTGCAACTTCTTTGTATTTGGTTAACCAATCCCCAAGCCTTGATGGATCTAAAATATCTGCTACACAAGTTACTCCACCAACGGTTAAACTCTGTGGATGTGGTTGTTTTGCTCCAAAGATTGCCATCATTTTTGCCGCAACTCTCTGCACTTCAAGGGCTTTTAAATAATGTGATAGCACAATTAAATTTTGCTCAGGAGAGAAACGATAAGTTTTATGCCCCCAATAAGCATTTGCAAATGGTCCTAAGCCTTGCTTCGCACTTGCAAATTTTTTGACTCTCTCTTGCACATTAGTAAGTTCATCGGTTCCTGCCACAATTGGATTTTTAGAGTATTTAAAGGCAAGTTCGGAAGCTTTTTTTGGATCTGCTTTGAGAGCAGAAGTAATATCACACCAATCAAGTCCGTGCAAGTGATAAAAATGCACCAAATGGTCATGTAAAACAAGAGAGATATTCATTAAAGAGCGCACCATTTCAGCATTAAATGGGATCTTGATTCCAAGAGCGTCTTCTACGGCAGTGATTCCAGCCTTATAGTGAGAGTATGTGCAAACTCCGCAAATTCTTTGTACCATAAAGCCCACATCCCTTGGATCACGATTTTTAACAATTACTTCTAGCCCGCGCCATAATGTAGAGCTAGAATACGCATCGGTAATTACATTGTTTTCATCAACAATAACTTCAATCCTTAAATGCCCTTCAATTCTTGTGATAGGATCTACAATGATTCGTTTTGTCATAAGCCCTCCTTTTATTCTTTATCTTTTTTAATATTACTTAATACTGCGTGTGCTGCCATACCAATAGCTGCAGCTCCTAGAAGCGTGATTCCAATAGTATCCGCTGTTCTATCTGCCCCACCTAGCATTGGCGTGTCATAAAGCTTGCTTGCAAGTGGTTCTTCAAATGGACCCATTGTATCCCAGAAGTTTGGTTCGCTACAACCTATGCAACCATGTCCTGCTTGAATAGGCCAGCTTGTGTGTGAGTTAAAGCGGAGTTTGGAGCAGTTGTTAAATGTATAAGGACCTTTACAGCCTACTTTATACAAGCAATAGCCATTTTTCGCTCCCTCATCGCCAAAAGTTTGCACAAATTCCCCTGCATCAAAATGTCCGCGTCTTTCACATAAATCGTGGATTCTAAGCCCATAAGCCCATTTTGGACGATTGTAAGCATCAAGACTTGGTAATGTTCCAAAGAGAATAAAGTGTAATACATTGCCTACAATGTTTTTTTCGCTTGGCGGACAGCCCGGGACATTAATCACTGGCTTATTTGTTATTGCACTTAGTGATTTAGAAGCTGTTGGGTTAGGATTTGCTGCTTGGATTCCGCCAAAGCTAGAACAGGTTCCGATGGCAAAAATCGCTGCTGCGTGTTCACTCGCTTCTTTTGCGCTCTCTAATCCTGTTTTTCCGTGCGCTCCGATTGTTAGATATTGTCCTTCTAATGCAGTTGGAACACCGCCTTCTACCATTAGCACATAGCGCCCCTTATAGCGTTCAATGGCAGATTCCAAGTTTTCTTCAGCTTGATAGCCCGCTGCTGCCATTAGTGTTTCGTGGTATTCTAAAGAAATGTAATCAAAAATAAGGCTATCAATCCCAGGTCCATCGCTTCTTAGTAAGCTTTCACTGCAACCTGTACATTCTGCTAAATGTAGCCAAATTACAGGTAGTCTATCAGCAACTTCTGCTGCCTTTGCTGTTAGTGGTGCAAAGCTTGCTGGCAATGATAGCATTGCAGTCATTGCTCCTGCCCACTTCATAAAATCTCTTCTTGAAACCCCTTTTTCTTTGAGCATTTTTTTAATGCTATTACCTTTTTTAAGTGCTGGAAACTTCGCAAGTTTTGCTAGTCTTTCCTCGGCTTGCTTAAGTAAAAGATTGTCTTTTTCTATCATCTTAACCTTCCTTCACATTGAGAGTTGAAAAATTGCTTAGAATTTACTCTTTTTTTTCTTAATTTATACTACAAAAAGTTAATAATTTTTTAAATTGAGAAAAGTTTAAGGCTTTAGTGTGATTTTATGTGTAAGAATGTGGTTTTCTAATGTCTCATCATCAAACACTTTATCATACAATTGTGTTGCGATTCGCCTTTTATCATTTGTCTGTATATCGCCATTTATCGTGTTAATAAACTCCCTAAAATCCGCATTTTTATTCACTAGCATATCAATAGTTCTAAAATCTAAGTTTCTTACCACAGAGGGCAAAAGCACTTGTGATTCCGTAGGCTCTAACTCTAGCTTTATAAGCCCAATGCCAAAGCTACTATGCAGCCGCCTTAGCTCATCAAACACTTCAGAATCTAGCTCTTCATACACCACTAAATACCCCTCATTTGCAAAGCTAGAGTTACTCACCGCTTGAAAGTAGCTCTCTTTCAAATTGCTAAAATCAAGTGAAACTTTTAGCTCAAAGGAGTAAATCTTAAAATCACGGCGGTTTAGATTCTGACTTAGCTCTAGCGTTTCTCTCTCACTATAATCATTAAATGGGAAATGCACACCCACAATATCAGGGTAGTTCCACTTATCCTGCCCACCTTGAGATTTTTTACTCTTTTCGTGCTTAATCGTCTTTGCATACACATCAAAATAATCTTTTGCAAACCGCACAAACAATGGGTGCAAATCCCGCTCGTGAAAGCCCCTGCCTTTTTGCTTTTCATAGTTTGTCTTGCTTGTCTGTATTATAGATTCTAATCCCTTTTGCAGTTCATTCTCTCTCGCCCTTAACCAAAAGGTTGTAGGCTTACTTGAAGCTTTCATAAATATAGAATCTTGTCTATCGCGTATATCTACATAAAGTTGTGCTGACATTGTCATTTCCGGCGTTTTACCAATACTTGCTAGATTTTTATCTAAGCCTTTTTCTACTGCTCTATCCCAAATTTGCGTAGCTTTAAGCGGAGCAGTCGCACTCTCTAGCACAGCCCTTGCCACTTCCAAGTATGTCATTTTCTTTTGCATTGTTATCCTTAAATAAGCATTGTTAAGAATAGTTACATTATAGCATTTTGAAAATTTATTTTTATATTTACCCTTCGTTATTTAAATAGGGACGATGATATTGGCGTAATTTATCACAAGGAGTTGGTTATGACAGAGTTTGACCCAATTGATGAAAAAGTCGTTTTTGAAAAGCTTAGTAATCTTATCAATGGTATGGATTGCTCTAAGCAGAGTTTAGAGCAGCATAAAGAGCAACAAGGCGTGATTTATGCTAAAGATAGGCAGAGTATCCAATCTTCTAGCACGGATAAAAGGATTTGCTTTGCAGATAGAATCCTAAATGGTGGAATCTTACAAAACGATGGGAGCTATATGAGTGATGATAAGCAGTTTGTATATAGCCTTGATGTTAGCGGGGCTGGGCTTTTGCGTATCACTTCTGTGTGTAAAAAGACAAGCTTTACCCTAGTAAATTTCTCGCAAAAAAATGGCGATTTTGGAATCTATTTGCGTGAAAAGCCTTATAAGGAAATGGGCTTTGTGTATTGCAACACTTTTAATGTGCATCCTTATATTAAGGCATTTAAGGAAATCGCCCCCTATATTGCAAAGCGAATTTATAAGCCTGATTTCTTCACAAAGGCAGTGGTGAATGACTATAAAAGTATGCTTGCAAACCTACTTGGACCATTTTATGAGCCAAAATCATTTGACAAAGCGGTGCAAGAGATTAGCCTAAATCCCCAATATCTTTATCTTCTTAATGTCGCTATGATTGAGAGTATGAAGTATTTCACTAAGGATAATGGGCTAGTAAAAGAGCTATATATCTTTGCGAGTAACCCAACACCTCCAGATAGCTTCCGCGCGCAAACACTTCTTAGCACGATGAAAAGTCTCAATCGCAACATCACGCAAGGAAAGCCAGAACTTGCTATCAATCAAGTGGTGTTTCATAGCTTTGCCTTGGGCGAAGAGGTGGGGTTTTTACAGGAATTAAGCAGGGATAGCGGTGGGAAATACTATAAAGTGGATTCTACTTTAGCGTTTAAAAGGGCGTTATTAAGCCACCTTGATAATGGCAGAATGCCAGAGCCAAAAGAGCTAGGCGATGATGCGAGTATAGTGCCTAGCAAGCCAGAAAAAATCCACGATGATAATCCACCAAAAGATGTGTGATGAAATATTAGAATCTAGCTAGATTCTAAGTCAAGTTACTTTGTAAAATTGTGTTTAAGAGCTTTAAATCGTTGATTTTAGATTCTATATCTTTAAATTTAGAATCTAACTCGCTCTTGCGTTTTATGCTTAAATCTATGAAGCTAGATTCTCTCTCAATGCCTATAAACTGCCTGTGTAAAAGATTTGCGGCAATGCCTGTGGTGCTAGAGCCTGAAAATGGATCGCAAATTATAGAATCTTCATTGCTTGCCATTAAAAGCAATCGCACCAAAAGGGCTAAGGGCTTTTGTGTG
The Helicobacter winghamensis ATCC BAA-430 DNA segment above includes these coding regions:
- the cybH gene encoding Ni/Fe-hydrogenase, b-type cytochrome subunit → METKYKPIMEFSKLTRIFHWVRAIAIFALIATGFYLGYPFLAPNNFSGEPTGFLYALMRSWHLIFGFVLIAVTIFRIYLLFTKECVMERRSFLDFINPLTWFGVIKAYMLFGGHPHLKGSYNPLQFVTYIIVLLLILAISLTGLVLYAHVYHEGFGGMIMPLMRPIEVLCGGLANVRLLHHILTWAFVIFIPIHIYMAVWNATRYPGSGIDTILSGVKFEKE
- a CDS encoding nickel-dependent hydrogenase large subunit; translated protein: MTKRIIVDPITRIEGHLRIEVIVDENNVITDAYSSSTLWRGLEVIVKNRDPRDVGFMVQRICGVCTYSHYKAGITAVEDALGIKIPFNAEMVRSLMNISLVLHDHLVHFYHLHGLDWCDITSALKADPKKASELAFKYSKNPIVAGTDELTNVQERVKKFASAKQGLGPFANAYWGHKTYRFSPEQNLIVLSHYLKALEVQRVAAKMMAIFGAKQPHPQSLTVGGVTCVADILDPSRLGDWLTKYKEVADFVNRAYYADVVMAAEVYKNEPSVLKGCGVRNFLCHAEIPVNHSETLYSTGIVRNGDISKLLDLDENLITEEATHSWYANSKPLHPYDGETEPNYTGFVDKDTIGPDGNPIRTKALDTDGKYSWIKSPRYNGEAMEVGPLAAIVVGLAAKNPRITKIATQFLEDTGLPLEALFSTLGRTAARVLECKLSADYGIEAFNSLVENLKTGDQTTCAPYSIDNNKEYKGRYIGNVPRGTLSHWVRIKDGVVSNYQAVVPSTWNAGPKDAKNQMGPYEASLVGTKIQDLTQPLEIIRTIHSFDPCIACAVHLMDTKGNEISQYKLDPIAMNCSI
- a CDS encoding HTH domain-containing protein — encoded protein: MQKKMTYLEVARAVLESATAPLKATQIWDRAVEKGLDKNLASIGKTPEMTMSAQLYVDIRDRQDSIFMKASSKPTTFWLRARENELQKGLESIIQTSKTNYEKQKGRGFHERDLHPLFVRFAKDYFDVYAKTIKHEKSKKSQGGQDKWNYPDIVGVHFPFNDYSERETLELSQNLNRRDFKIYSFELKVSLDFSNLKESYFQAVSNSSFANEGYLVVYEELDSEVFDELRRLHSSFGIGLIKLELEPTESQVLLPSVVRNLDFRTIDMLVNKNADFREFINTINGDIQTNDKRRIATQLYDKVFDDETLENHILTHKITLKP
- a CDS encoding hydrogenase small subunit; translation: MIEKDNLLLKQAEERLAKLAKFPALKKGNSIKKMLKEKGVSRRDFMKWAGAMTAMLSLPASFAPLTAKAAEVADRLPVIWLHLAECTGCSESLLRSDGPGIDSLIFDYISLEYHETLMAAAGYQAEENLESAIERYKGRYVLMVEGGVPTALEGQYLTIGAHGKTGLESAKEASEHAAAIFAIGTCSSFGGIQAANPNPTASKSLSAITNKPVINVPGCPPSEKNIVGNVLHFILFGTLPSLDAYNRPKWAYGLRIHDLCERRGHFDAGEFVQTFGDEGAKNGYCLYKVGCKGPYTFNNCSKLRFNSHTSWPIQAGHGCIGCSEPNFWDTMGPFEEPLASKLYDTPMLGGADRTADTIGITLLGAAAIGMAAHAVLSNIKKDKE